A genomic window from Nocardioides jiangxiensis includes:
- a CDS encoding amino acid ABC transporter ATP-binding protein, with the protein MTALSSEAPAAAQGEPLVVLDHVEKWYGDLHVLQDVNLSIKRGEVVVVIGPSGSGKSTLCRTINRLETIGSGTITLDGRALPQEGKALAQLRAEVGMVFQSFNLFAHKTILENVMLGPVKVRKMAKAEAEKIATELLDRVGLAKHASKYPSQLSGGQQQRVAIARALAMEPKVMLFDEPTSALDPEMIKEVLDVMVDLAGRGMTMVVVTHEMGFARTAADRVVFMADGQIVEEGTPEEFFTHAKSERARDFLGHILKH; encoded by the coding sequence ATGACAGCGCTCAGCTCGGAGGCGCCGGCGGCCGCTCAGGGCGAGCCGCTCGTCGTCCTCGACCACGTGGAGAAGTGGTACGGCGACCTGCACGTGCTGCAGGACGTCAACCTCAGCATCAAGCGCGGCGAGGTGGTCGTCGTGATCGGGCCGTCCGGCTCGGGCAAGTCGACCCTGTGTCGCACGATCAACCGTCTCGAGACGATCGGCAGCGGCACGATCACCCTCGACGGACGTGCCCTGCCCCAGGAGGGCAAGGCGCTGGCCCAGCTGCGGGCCGAGGTCGGCATGGTCTTCCAGAGCTTCAACCTCTTCGCCCACAAGACGATCCTCGAGAACGTCATGCTCGGCCCCGTCAAGGTGCGCAAGATGGCGAAGGCGGAGGCGGAGAAGATCGCGACCGAGCTGCTCGACCGCGTCGGCCTCGCCAAGCACGCCTCGAAGTACCCCTCGCAGCTCTCCGGCGGCCAGCAGCAGCGGGTGGCGATCGCCCGCGCGCTCGCCATGGAGCCGAAGGTGATGCTCTTCGACGAGCCGACCTCCGCACTCGACCCCGAGATGATCAAGGAGGTCCTCGACGTCATGGTCGACCTCGCCGGGCGGGGCATGACGATGGTGGTGGTCACCCACGAGATGGGCTTCGCCCGCACCGCCGCCGACCGGGTCGTCTTCATGGCCGACGGGCAGATCGTCGAGGAGGGCACTCCCGAGGAGTTCTTCACCCACGCGAAGTCCGAGCGCGCCCGCGACTTCCTCGGCCACATCCTCAAGCACTGA
- a CDS encoding glutamate ABC transporter substrate-binding protein, which translates to MHLMKTKAVLAACGLALSMAACGNAGGGGTGKDLAGKDVSCGDFTGRVAEICKAGKITIGVKFDQPGLGFKSATADEPEGFDVEVAKILAADLGIDSKDVKWVETISDNREPFLQAGKVDLVLASYSITPERRKVVGQAGPYMVTGQQLLVPADSTVKDIADLKGKEVCSVTGSTSIDKINEKGAKGVGFESYSECVQKVLDGTVEAMSTDGTILAGFAAQNEGQLKVVGDPFSEERIGVGYSKDAPEMCTFITDSLKKAFDDGTWAKAFEDTLGPSGVKTPDAPMLDTCQS; encoded by the coding sequence ATGCACCTCATGAAGACCAAGGCGGTGCTGGCCGCCTGCGGCCTCGCGCTCAGCATGGCCGCCTGTGGCAACGCCGGAGGCGGGGGCACCGGCAAGGACCTGGCGGGCAAGGACGTGAGCTGCGGCGACTTCACCGGCCGCGTCGCGGAGATCTGCAAGGCGGGCAAGATCACCATCGGCGTGAAGTTCGACCAGCCCGGCCTGGGCTTCAAGAGCGCCACCGCCGACGAGCCGGAGGGCTTCGACGTCGAGGTGGCCAAGATCCTGGCGGCCGACCTCGGCATCGACAGCAAGGACGTGAAGTGGGTCGAGACGATCTCGGACAACCGTGAGCCCTTCCTGCAGGCGGGCAAGGTCGACCTGGTCCTCGCGTCGTACTCGATCACGCCCGAGCGGCGGAAGGTCGTCGGGCAGGCGGGGCCGTACATGGTGACGGGCCAGCAGCTCCTGGTGCCCGCCGACAGCACCGTGAAGGACATCGCGGACCTCAAGGGCAAGGAGGTCTGCTCGGTCACCGGATCGACCTCGATCGACAAGATCAACGAGAAGGGCGCCAAGGGCGTCGGCTTCGAGAGCTACTCCGAGTGCGTCCAGAAGGTCCTCGACGGCACCGTGGAGGCCATGTCGACCGACGGCACGATCCTCGCTGGCTTCGCCGCGCAGAACGAGGGCCAGCTGAAGGTCGTCGGCGACCCCTTCTCCGAGGAGCGCATCGGCGTCGGCTACAGCAAGGACGCCCCGGAGATGTGCACGTTCATCACCGACTCGCTGAAGAAGGCGTTCGACGACGGCACGTGGGCCAAGGCGTTCGAGGACACCCTGGGGCCCTCGGGTGTGAAGACCCCCGACGCCCCCATGCTCGACACCTGCCAGTCCTGA
- a CDS encoding amino acid ABC transporter permease gives MDFLTSGYDAYLESFFYTLMLFLVSGVLSLVLGTVLVACRVGPVAVLRVVGGWYVTIVRSTPLVVVFALFQFAAPMLGIRFGWVQVHIGTFDFTSFFAVAVVSLTLYTSTFVCEALRSGINSVPLGQAEAARAIGLTFGGTMSQVILPQAFRASVPPLASALIALIKNTSVAYIFGVGEAVAQMRIMTNNYASERPAIFLTYAAGYIVIVFVFSFFANRLEKHWRTA, from the coding sequence GTGGACTTCCTGACCAGCGGCTACGACGCCTACCTGGAGAGCTTCTTCTACACGCTGATGCTCTTCCTCGTCTCCGGCGTCCTCTCGCTCGTGCTCGGCACGGTCCTGGTGGCCTGCCGCGTCGGCCCGGTCGCGGTCCTGCGGGTCGTCGGCGGGTGGTACGTCACGATCGTGCGGAGCACGCCGCTCGTGGTCGTCTTCGCCCTCTTCCAGTTCGCGGCTCCGATGTTGGGCATCCGCTTCGGATGGGTGCAGGTGCACATCGGCACCTTCGACTTCACCTCGTTCTTCGCGGTCGCGGTGGTCTCCCTGACGCTCTACACCTCGACGTTCGTCTGCGAGGCACTGCGCTCCGGGATCAACTCGGTGCCGCTGGGACAGGCCGAGGCGGCCCGGGCGATCGGGCTCACCTTCGGCGGCACGATGTCGCAGGTGATCCTGCCGCAGGCGTTCCGGGCCTCGGTGCCGCCGTTGGCCAGTGCCCTCATCGCCCTGATCAAGAACACCTCGGTCGCCTACATCTTCGGCGTGGGCGAGGCCGTCGCCCAGATGCGGATCATGACCAACAACTACGCCTCGGAGCGTCCCGCCATCTTCCTCACGTACGCCGCGGGCTACATCGTGATCGTCTTCGTCTTCTCCTTCTTCGCCAACCGCCTCGAGAAGCACTGGAGGACCGCATGA
- a CDS encoding amino acid ABC transporter permease, producing the protein MSASVLFDSPGPRTRARHRIYSVLAALLLLLAAAWVIKGLDEHGQFAYAKWEAFVTPSYVQALLVDGLLKTLEMAVLAIAGAVLLGAALGLGKLSERRWIRWPAAAIVEFFRATPVLLLMIFIWYRLGINEDSSGFLAVVLALTLYNGSVLAEVLRAGINAVPKGQSEAAYAIGMRKSQVMSIVVVPQAVKIMFPAIIAQCIVALKDTALGTAVLAPGLMYVGKAIYNEQHNQVPTVLVVALLYVTVNLLLLWLATWAQKKYVGEKKLVVPMVGAAAPGRPA; encoded by the coding sequence ATGAGCGCGAGCGTCCTCTTCGACTCCCCCGGGCCGCGCACACGGGCCCGCCACCGCATCTACTCCGTGCTCGCGGCCCTCCTGCTCCTCCTCGCAGCAGCGTGGGTGATCAAGGGGCTCGACGAGCACGGTCAGTTCGCCTACGCGAAGTGGGAGGCGTTCGTGACGCCCTCCTACGTGCAGGCGCTGCTGGTCGACGGCCTGCTGAAGACGCTCGAGATGGCGGTCCTCGCGATCGCCGGCGCCGTCCTCCTCGGTGCGGCCCTCGGGCTCGGCAAGCTCTCCGAGCGCCGCTGGATCCGGTGGCCTGCGGCCGCGATCGTGGAGTTCTTCCGCGCGACGCCCGTGCTGCTGCTGATGATCTTCATCTGGTACCGCCTCGGCATCAACGAGGACAGCTCGGGCTTCCTGGCCGTCGTCCTCGCCCTCACGCTCTACAACGGGTCCGTCCTCGCGGAGGTGCTCCGCGCCGGCATCAACGCCGTCCCGAAGGGCCAGTCGGAGGCGGCGTACGCGATCGGCATGCGCAAGTCGCAGGTGATGTCGATCGTGGTCGTCCCGCAGGCCGTGAAGATCATGTTCCCCGCGATCATCGCCCAGTGCATCGTCGCGCTGAAGGACACCGCCCTCGGCACGGCCGTCCTCGCCCCCGGCCTGATGTACGTCGGCAAGGCGATCTACAACGAGCAGCACAACCAGGTGCCGACCGTGCTCGTGGTGGCGCTCCTCTACGTGACGGTCAACCTCCTGCTGCTGTGGCTCGCGACCTGGGCGCAGAAGAAGTACGTCGGCGAGAAGAAGCTCGTCGTCCCGATGGTGGGTGCCGCGGCGCCGGGCCGCCCCGCCTGA
- a CDS encoding hotdog fold domain-containing protein, with product MSALGTLWAKTNGLPMGKKIFSTLYSQKAPYFATIHATVTELRPNYAELQLPKRRSVQNHIGTVHAIALCNGAEMAMGALAEVTVPSDKRWIPKGMSIAYTAKADSDITVIAETDPEQWQNDGDLDVRVKAVTTAGTVCFEGVIKLWISSKKK from the coding sequence ATGAGCGCACTTGGAACCCTCTGGGCCAAGACCAACGGTCTGCCCATGGGCAAGAAGATCTTCTCGACGCTGTACTCCCAGAAGGCGCCGTACTTCGCGACGATCCACGCGACCGTCACGGAGCTGCGTCCCAACTACGCCGAGCTGCAGCTGCCCAAGCGGCGTTCGGTGCAGAACCACATCGGCACCGTCCACGCGATCGCACTGTGCAACGGCGCGGAGATGGCCATGGGCGCCCTCGCCGAGGTGACCGTGCCCTCCGACAAGCGCTGGATCCCCAAGGGCATGTCGATCGCCTACACCGCGAAGGCCGACTCGGACATCACCGTGATCGCCGAGACCGACCCCGAGCAGTGGCAGAACGACGGCGACCTCGACGTCCGCGTGAAGGCCGTCACGACGGCGGGCACGGTGTGCTTCGAGGGCGTCATCAAGCTGTGGATCAGCAGCAAGAAGAAGTAA
- a CDS encoding acyl-CoA desaturase: protein MSLATEIDDLPASATRGGETQGWAERLALTLFIAIPLLALAVAIPVAWGGWLSWVDVAIALPMYFLTLHGITVGYHRLFTHKSFKPNRAVKIALAVLGSMAVEGPVVRWVADHRKHHKFSDRDGDPHSPWKYGESLGGLAKGLWWAHIGWLFDAEQTPQRQYAPDLMKDRDIVWISRNFWAFTAISLAIPPVLGGLLTWSWQGAVTAFFWGTVVRVGLLHHMTWAINSICHAVGDRPFVSRDRSANIWWLAIPSGGESWHNLHHADPTSARHGVLRGQLDTSARTIWVLQKLGWVSDVRWPSRERIESKLVKNQPVAA from the coding sequence GTGTCCCTCGCGACCGAGATCGACGACCTGCCCGCCAGCGCTACCCGCGGCGGCGAGACCCAGGGATGGGCCGAGCGCCTCGCCCTCACCCTGTTCATCGCGATCCCGCTGCTGGCGCTCGCCGTTGCGATCCCGGTTGCCTGGGGTGGCTGGCTGAGCTGGGTCGACGTGGCGATCGCGCTGCCGATGTACTTCCTGACCCTGCACGGCATCACCGTCGGCTACCACCGGCTCTTCACGCACAAGTCGTTCAAGCCCAACCGCGCCGTCAAGATCGCGCTGGCCGTCCTCGGCTCGATGGCGGTCGAGGGCCCGGTCGTGCGCTGGGTCGCCGACCACCGCAAGCACCACAAGTTCTCCGACCGCGACGGCGACCCGCACTCCCCCTGGAAGTACGGCGAGAGCCTCGGCGGCCTCGCCAAGGGCCTGTGGTGGGCACACATCGGCTGGCTCTTCGACGCCGAGCAGACCCCGCAGCGGCAGTACGCCCCCGACCTCATGAAGGACCGCGACATCGTCTGGATCTCCCGCAACTTCTGGGCGTTCACCGCGATCTCGCTCGCGATCCCGCCGGTGCTCGGCGGCCTTCTCACCTGGTCGTGGCAGGGCGCCGTGACGGCGTTCTTCTGGGGCACCGTCGTCCGGGTCGGCCTGCTGCACCACATGACCTGGGCGATCAACTCGATCTGCCACGCCGTCGGCGACCGCCCGTTCGTCTCGCGCGACCGGTCGGCCAACATCTGGTGGCTGGCGATCCCGTCGGGCGGTGAGTCCTGGCACAACCTGCACCACGCGGACCCGACCAGCGCCCGCCACGGCGTGCTGCGCGGCCAGCTCGACACGTCGGCCCGGACCATCTGGGTGCTGCAGAAGCTCGGCTGGGTCAGCGACGTGCGGTGGCCCTCGCGCGAGCGCATCGAGTCCAAGCTGGTGAAGAACCAGCCCGTCGCGGCCTGA
- a CDS encoding MarR family winged helix-turn-helix transcriptional regulator produces the protein MRDEVDELVEAWQRERADLDLTPVEVFSRIGRLARRLDLARRTAFADHAIESWEFDVLAALRRAGGDYELSPGRLIRETLVTSGTMTNRVDRLAARGLVERLPDPNDRRGVLVRLTPEGREAVDGAFEALVAAEAELLSDLPAKDNKQLATLLRALMQRLV, from the coding sequence ATGCGGGACGAGGTCGACGAGCTGGTCGAGGCGTGGCAGCGCGAGCGTGCCGACCTCGACCTGACGCCCGTCGAGGTCTTCAGCCGCATCGGCCGCCTGGCCCGCCGCCTGGACCTGGCGCGACGTACGGCGTTCGCTGACCACGCGATCGAGTCCTGGGAGTTCGACGTCCTGGCCGCGCTCCGTCGAGCCGGCGGCGACTACGAGCTCTCCCCCGGCCGACTGATCCGGGAGACGCTGGTGACCAGCGGCACCATGACCAACCGCGTCGACCGCCTCGCGGCGCGTGGCCTGGTGGAGCGGCTGCCCGACCCCAACGACCGACGCGGCGTCCTCGTGCGCCTGACCCCGGAGGGCCGCGAGGCCGTCGACGGCGCGTTCGAGGCGCTCGTCGCCGCGGAGGCAGAGCTCCTCTCCGACCTGCCGGCCAAGGACAACAAGCAGCTCGCGACGCTCCTGCGGGCGCTCATGCAGCGCCTGGTCTGA
- a CDS encoding ABC-F family ATP-binding cassette domain-containing protein → MANLISLEKVSKSYGIRPLLTEVSLGIAVGERVGIVGRNGGGKTTLLEVMTGLEEPDTGRVAMNRGLLIGYLHQGDALHDDHTVREAVLRGKADHEWAAETSTREIVEVLLAGLDLDRVVDGLSGGERRRCSLAALLLDEWDLIVLDEPTNHLDVEAVAWLARHIRQRSSALIVVTHDRWFLDEVVETTWEVHDGQVDAFDGGYAAYVLAKAERARQASVTEARRQNLMKKELAWLRRGAPARTSKPKFRIDAANQLIEDVPPPRDRFELQKFATQRLGKDVVDLEDVDLVRGDKTLLSHATWRLGPGDRVGIVGVNGAGKSSVLRLIAGELEPSAGRVKRGKTIALRQLAQSARDDLPPDARVLGTVEGVRRVTRTADGEISATSMLERFGFTGDRLTARVADLSGGERRRFELLRALLDEPNVLLLDEPTNDLDIETLNVLEDFLDGWPGTLIVVSHDRYFLERVTDTVWGLMGDGQIRHLPRGIEEYLERREAGLRAAPYAPAAAANTSSAADPAPAAAKARAGGAEEREARKVLQRVDKQLAKIAAEKGRLEAEMAASADDYARLGALAAELGALQDQADELELEWLEAAEILG, encoded by the coding sequence ATGGCCAACCTGATCAGCCTCGAGAAGGTCTCGAAGTCCTACGGCATCCGCCCGCTGCTGACCGAGGTCTCCCTCGGCATCGCCGTGGGGGAGCGGGTCGGCATCGTCGGCCGCAACGGCGGGGGCAAGACCACCCTGCTCGAGGTGATGACCGGCCTGGAGGAGCCCGACACCGGTCGCGTGGCGATGAACCGTGGCCTGCTCATCGGCTACCTGCACCAGGGCGACGCCCTGCACGACGACCACACCGTCCGCGAGGCGGTGCTGCGCGGCAAGGCCGACCACGAGTGGGCCGCCGAGACCTCGACCCGGGAGATCGTCGAGGTGCTCCTCGCGGGTCTCGACCTCGACCGGGTCGTCGACGGCCTCTCCGGTGGCGAGCGCCGCCGCTGCTCGCTCGCCGCGCTGCTGCTCGACGAGTGGGACCTGATCGTCCTCGACGAGCCGACCAACCACCTCGACGTCGAGGCCGTCGCATGGCTGGCCCGGCACATACGGCAGCGCTCGTCGGCCCTGATCGTCGTCACCCACGACCGCTGGTTCCTCGACGAGGTCGTGGAGACCACGTGGGAGGTCCACGACGGGCAGGTCGACGCCTTCGACGGCGGCTATGCGGCGTACGTGCTGGCGAAGGCGGAGCGCGCCCGGCAGGCGTCGGTGACCGAGGCGCGCCGGCAGAACCTGATGAAGAAGGAGCTCGCCTGGCTGCGCCGCGGCGCTCCGGCCCGGACGTCGAAGCCCAAGTTCCGCATCGACGCGGCCAACCAGCTGATCGAGGACGTGCCGCCTCCCCGCGACCGCTTCGAGCTGCAGAAGTTCGCCACCCAGCGCCTCGGCAAGGACGTCGTCGACCTCGAGGACGTCGACCTGGTGCGGGGTGACAAGACACTGCTCTCGCACGCGACGTGGCGACTGGGCCCCGGCGACCGCGTCGGCATCGTCGGTGTCAACGGCGCGGGCAAGTCCTCGGTGCTCAGGCTGATCGCCGGTGAGCTCGAGCCGTCTGCCGGCCGGGTGAAGCGCGGCAAGACGATCGCGCTGCGCCAGCTCGCGCAGTCCGCCCGCGACGACCTGCCGCCCGACGCCCGCGTGCTGGGCACGGTGGAGGGGGTCCGTCGGGTGACCCGGACCGCAGACGGCGAGATCTCGGCGACGTCCATGCTCGAGCGGTTCGGCTTCACCGGCGACCGCCTGACCGCGCGCGTGGCCGACCTGTCGGGCGGCGAGCGACGGCGCTTCGAGCTGCTGCGTGCCCTGCTGGACGAGCCCAACGTGCTGCTGCTGGACGAGCCGACCAACGACCTCGACATCGAGACGCTGAACGTCCTCGAGGACTTCCTCGACGGCTGGCCGGGCACCCTGATCGTGGTCTCCCACGACCGCTACTTCCTCGAGCGCGTCACCGACACGGTCTGGGGCCTCATGGGCGACGGCCAGATCCGGCACCTGCCGCGCGGCATCGAGGAGTACCTCGAGCGGCGCGAGGCGGGGCTGCGCGCCGCGCCGTACGCGCCCGCCGCTGCCGCGAACACCTCGTCGGCAGCTGATCCTGCCCCCGCGGCTGCCAAGGCACGTGCCGGCGGCGCGGAGGAGCGCGAGGCGCGGAAGGTGCTGCAGCGCGTCGACAAGCAGCTGGCGAAGATCGCGGCCGAGAAGGGGCGCCTCGAGGCCGAGATGGCTGCCTCTGCCGACGACTACGCCCGCCTCGGCGCGCTCGCTGCCGAGCTCGGCGCCCTGCAGGACCAGGCTGACGAGCTCGAGCTGGAGTGGCTGGAGGCCGCCGAGATCCTCGGCTGA
- a CDS encoding 4-(cytidine 5'-diphospho)-2-C-methyl-D-erythritol kinase: MTDRVTVRAPAKINLHLGVGGPRDDGFHPLETVYTSVGLYDDVVATPATAWSLSLDAAAYVDADGVPLDDSNIVAAAARALADLHGRDVVAAVRIVKGIPVAGGLAGGSADAAAALVALDRLLDLQTSDDDLLRIAADLGSDVPFALHGGHALGTGRGEVVEPLPAGDAVLWWVVVPSTSGGLSTPAVYRHYDGLAPAASPVPAPATAVVEALAAGDVHALAEALHNDLQAPAVDLRPDLGELIALGEASGALRGLVSGSGPTVVFLCAGPDEARALAGVLQEDGRSALVANGPVAGAHVVHGI, encoded by the coding sequence ATGACTGACCGCGTCACCGTCCGGGCACCCGCGAAGATCAACCTGCACCTGGGTGTGGGCGGCCCCCGTGACGACGGGTTCCACCCGCTGGAGACCGTCTACACCTCCGTCGGCCTGTACGACGACGTGGTCGCCACCCCTGCCACCGCCTGGTCGCTCTCGCTCGACGCGGCCGCCTACGTCGACGCCGACGGTGTGCCGCTGGACGACTCCAACATCGTCGCGGCCGCTGCCCGGGCGCTCGCCGACCTGCACGGTCGTGACGTCGTGGCAGCCGTCCGGATCGTGAAGGGCATCCCGGTCGCCGGCGGCCTCGCCGGCGGGTCGGCCGACGCGGCGGCGGCGCTCGTCGCCCTGGACCGGCTCCTCGACCTGCAGACCTCCGACGACGACCTGCTCCGCATCGCCGCCGACCTCGGCTCGGACGTGCCGTTCGCGCTCCACGGCGGCCATGCGCTCGGCACGGGCCGCGGCGAGGTCGTGGAGCCGCTGCCCGCCGGCGACGCGGTCCTCTGGTGGGTCGTCGTGCCGTCGACCTCCGGTGGTCTCTCGACCCCCGCCGTCTACCGCCACTACGACGGGCTCGCGCCCGCGGCGTCGCCCGTGCCCGCTCCGGCGACCGCCGTCGTGGAGGCGCTGGCCGCCGGCGACGTGCATGCGCTGGCGGAGGCCCTGCACAACGACCTGCAGGCGCCGGCGGTGGACCTGCGTCCCGACCTGGGCGAGCTGATCGCCCTGGGCGAGGCCAGTGGTGCGCTCCGCGGCCTGGTCAGCGGCTCCGGCCCTACCGTCGTCTTCCTCTGCGCCGGCCCCGACGAGGCCCGCGCGCTCGCCGGCGTACTCCAGGAGGACGGGCGCAGCGCACTCGTCGCCAACGGCCCCGTCGCCGGCGCCCACGTCGTTCACGGAATCTGA
- the rsmA gene encoding 16S rRNA (adenine(1518)-N(6)/adenine(1519)-N(6))-dimethyltransferase RsmA gives MTDTSAGPRLLGPAEVRALAAELDVRPTKQRGQNFVIDPNTVRRIVRESGITADDVVVEIGPGLGSLTLALLEVAGHVTAIEIDELLASRLHRTIEEFAPNQAANFGLVVSDALRVREVPGPAPTALVANLPYNVSVPVLLHMLQLLPSLERGLVMVQAEVADRLAAKPGSKVYGVPSLKAAWYADVRRAGAIGRNVFWPAPNVDSGLVAWTRREPPATTATREQVFAVVDAAFAQRRKALRGALRGVVGSAEEIDAALAAAGIDPLARGEALVIEDFIRIAEGLPGIVATRNSAKASDD, from the coding sequence ATGACTGACACCTCCGCCGGCCCCCGTCTCCTCGGGCCGGCGGAGGTTCGTGCACTGGCGGCTGAGCTCGACGTCCGTCCGACCAAGCAGCGCGGCCAGAACTTCGTCATCGACCCCAACACCGTGCGTCGCATCGTGCGCGAGTCCGGCATCACGGCCGACGACGTCGTCGTCGAGATCGGCCCCGGCCTCGGCTCGCTGACCCTGGCCCTGCTCGAGGTCGCCGGCCACGTGACGGCGATCGAGATCGACGAGCTGCTCGCCTCGCGCCTGCACCGCACGATCGAGGAGTTCGCACCCAACCAGGCGGCGAACTTCGGGCTCGTCGTCTCCGACGCCCTGCGGGTCCGCGAGGTGCCCGGGCCGGCGCCCACGGCGCTCGTCGCCAACCTGCCCTACAACGTCTCCGTGCCCGTGCTGCTGCACATGCTCCAGCTGCTGCCGAGCCTCGAGCGCGGTCTGGTCATGGTGCAGGCCGAGGTGGCCGACCGCCTGGCCGCCAAGCCCGGCTCGAAGGTCTACGGCGTCCCGTCCCTCAAGGCGGCCTGGTACGCCGACGTACGCCGCGCGGGGGCGATCGGCCGCAACGTCTTCTGGCCCGCTCCCAACGTCGACTCCGGCCTGGTGGCGTGGACCCGGCGCGAGCCGCCTGCGACCACCGCGACGCGCGAGCAGGTCTTCGCCGTGGTCGACGCGGCGTTCGCGCAACGGCGCAAGGCGCTGCGTGGGGCCCTGCGTGGCGTCGTCGGCAGCGCGGAGGAGATCGACGCGGCGCTGGCTGCCGCGGGCATCGACCCGCTGGCGCGTGGCGAGGCGCTGGTCATCGAGGACTTCATCCGGATCGCGGAGGGCCTGCCGGGCATCGTCGCGACCCGCAACTCCGCGAAGGCGTCGGATGACTGA
- a CDS encoding resuscitation-promoting factor → MRPLALISNSKHLLIALVAAAVVAVVGTAVGYASLSRQMTLSLDGRTETIHTMSGTVDDVLAGEGIKVGEHDIVAPGLDEQVADGARITVKFGRPLDLTVDGKEETRWVHSTNVADALAEIGHRYLGADLSASRGADIPRTGMELTVATPKKFSVKVGDGERKKYELAGATVADVLDQLSVKVDDNDIVKPKLDRVLEEGMKISVIKVRVVTKSIKGEVMPFDTVKHEDSSMYEGETKVTTPGVNGMRNVTYRLEFHNGELFSKKVVTQDVLDTPKDQVEKVGTKAAAVPSYSGGPNWDAIAQCESGGNWHINTGNGYYGGLQFSYDSWLAWGGGKYAPRADLATREEQIAVAMNYYHSAGLAPWGCGYAG, encoded by the coding sequence GTGCGCCCCCTCGCGCTGATCAGCAACAGCAAGCACCTGCTCATCGCCCTCGTGGCCGCCGCCGTGGTCGCCGTCGTCGGCACCGCCGTCGGATACGCCTCCCTCTCGCGTCAGATGACCCTCTCCCTGGACGGTCGGACCGAGACGATCCACACGATGAGCGGCACGGTCGACGACGTGCTCGCTGGTGAGGGCATCAAGGTCGGTGAGCACGACATCGTCGCTCCCGGTCTGGACGAGCAGGTTGCCGACGGTGCACGCATCACCGTCAAGTTCGGTCGTCCGCTCGACCTGACCGTCGACGGCAAGGAGGAGACCCGCTGGGTCCACTCCACCAACGTCGCCGACGCGCTCGCGGAGATCGGCCACCGCTACCTGGGCGCGGACCTCTCCGCCAGCCGTGGTGCGGACATCCCGCGTACCGGCATGGAGCTCACCGTCGCCACCCCGAAGAAGTTCTCGGTGAAGGTCGGCGACGGCGAGCGCAAGAAGTACGAGCTGGCCGGCGCGACCGTCGCCGACGTGCTCGACCAGCTGTCGGTCAAGGTCGACGACAACGACATCGTGAAGCCCAAGCTGGACCGTGTCCTCGAGGAGGGCATGAAGATCTCGGTGATCAAGGTCCGCGTCGTGACCAAGAGCATCAAGGGCGAGGTCATGCCCTTCGACACGGTCAAGCACGAGGACAGCTCGATGTACGAGGGTGAGACCAAGGTGACCACCCCGGGCGTCAACGGCATGCGCAACGTGACCTACCGCCTCGAGTTCCACAACGGCGAGCTCTTCTCGAAGAAGGTCGTCACCCAGGACGTCCTCGACACCCCGAAGGACCAGGTCGAGAAGGTCGGCACCAAGGCCGCAGCCGTCCCGTCGTACTCCGGCGGCCCGAACTGGGACGCCATCGCCCAGTGCGAGTCGGGTGGCAACTGGCACATCAACACCGGCAACGGCTACTACGGCGGCCTGCAGTTCTCCTACGACTCGTGGCTGGCCTGGGGCGGCGGCAAGTACGCCCCGCGTGCCGACCTCGCCACCCGCGAGGAGCAGATCGCGGTCGCGATGAACTACTACCACTCCGCCGGCCTCGCGCCGTGGGGCTGTGGCTACGCCGGCTGA